A DNA window from Gigantopelta aegis isolate Gae_Host chromosome 4, Gae_host_genome, whole genome shotgun sequence contains the following coding sequences:
- the LOC121371300 gene encoding radial spoke head protein 6 homolog A-like: protein MSEAGPQESETKTEEPSQSESQNMDSALTVSTEKTASQPSQPSMLSQTIQSVQTLSQPSVNASDVTFAAKEQEFIKAKSYLLTASTNTGLNIYDHLSHVLSKVLDERPANVVDIFEDISKDSKRAKFISDTDTVHDKIDQSTEVALAQVQKKLFSKGEGEEDEMPPDEDVETPLPNIMELCFFFEQAAIGMNREEMIRVWLALKNLVDNHPLQHVRFWGKIFGREQNYYVAEVEYREGDEEEEEEEEEEQNEEDSNEKEEAEEGEEDEAEEDDYPKPDFKPPPPIPKEENRTGANKKTYFVCNDPGKMWIKLPTVTPAHIQVARKIKKFFTGRLDAPIVSYPPFLGNEANYLRAQIARISAGTHISPLGFYQFDEEEEEEEEGEARDHFIENLDFEGLSVRDLLDPNLSNWVHHVQHVLPQGRCSWWNPVQKNEDDFEEEDEEEDREEPDEPEPEVGPPLLTPLAEDEEIAGLIPWTPSLSSYLIPQYSIAVMHSNLWPGAHAFAFEKKFENIYIGFGLKYCQENYSPPPPPPVQEEFPSGIEISEADDPTPEEEAALRAAQQEAQEAAEEMEEADEEEEDED from the exons ATGTCAGAAGCCGGTCCACAAGAATCGGAAACCAAGACGGAGGAGCCTTCCCAGTCTGAGAGTCAAAACATGGACTCTGCCCTGACCGTGTCTACCGAGAAAACAGCATCTCAGCCGTCTCAGCCGTCTATGCTATCTCAAACAATACAGTCAGTGCAAACACTATCGCAGCCCTCTGTGAATGCTTCTGATGTCACGTTTGCGGCTAAAGAACAGGAATTCATCAAAGCGAAATCATATCTTCTTACAGCTAGCACAAATACTGGTCTTAATAT ctATGACCATCTCTCACATGTTCTTTCAAAAGTTCTTGACGAGCGACCAGCCAATGTTGTGGATATTTTTGAAGATATCAGCAAGGACTCTAAACGAGCTAAATTTATATCTGACACCGATACAGTGCACGACAAAATTGATCAGTCCACAGAAGTTGCTTTAGCTCAAGTGCAAAAGAAATTGTTTTCA aaagGTGAAGGTGAAGAAGATGAAATGCCACCAGACGAGGATGTCGAGACTCCGCTACCAAACATCATGGAGCTGTGTTTCTTCTTCGAGCAAGCAGCCATTGGGATGAACCGCGAAGAGATGATCCGTGTGTGGCTCGCACTCAAGAACCTGGTGGACAACCACCCACTGCAGCACGTCAGGTTCTGGGGCAAGATCTTTGGTCGGGAACAGAATTACTATGTTGCCGAGGTGGAGTACCGAGAGGGGGatgaagaggaggaggaggaggaagag GAGGAACAGAATGAAGAAGATTCAAATGAGAAAGAAGAAGCCGAGGAAGGAGAGGAAG ATGAGGCAGAGGAGGATGACTACCCAAAGCCAGATTTCAAGCCACCACCACCAATCCCAAAAGAAGAAAACAGAACTGGAGccaacaagaaaacatattttgtctGCAATGACC ctGGGAAAATGTGGATTAAGCTCCCCACAGTGACTCCTGCACATATACAAGTAGCGAGGAAAATAAAGAAGTTCTTTACAGGAAGACTAGATGCCCCA attGTGAGTTATCCCCCATTTCTAGGCAATGAGGCAAACTATCTGAGAGCCCAGATCGCACGGATATCAGCGGGAACTCACATTTCTCCACTCGGCTTCTACCAGTTcgatgaggaggaggaggaagaggaggagggTGAag CACGTGATCACTTTATTGAAAATCTTGACTTCGAGGGTTTGTCCGTCCGAGATCTTCTTGATCCAAATCTTTCCAACTGGGTCCACCATGTTCAGCATGTTTTACCTCAG gGTCGGTGTTCTTGGTGGAATCCGGTTCAGAAAAACGAGGATGATTTTGAGGAGGAAGATGAGGAAGAGGACCGTGAGGAGCCGGATGAGCCTGAGCCGGAGGTGGGCCCCCCACTGCTGACCCCCCTCGCTGAGGACGAGGAGATCGCCGGTCTCATCCCCTGGACCCCATCTCTCTCCTCCTACCTCATTCCACAGTATTCTATAGCTGTGATGCACTCCAATCTCTGGCCTGGCGCACATGCCTTTGCCTTTGAGAA GAAATTTGAGAACATTTACATTGGTTTTGGACTGAAGTATTGCCAAGAGAACTACAGCCCACCACCCCCACCGCCAGTGCAGGAGGAGTTCCCCAGCGGTATCGAGATCTCGGAGGCTGACGATCCCACCCCAGAAGAGGAAGCCGCTTTAAGAGCAGCACAGCAGGAAGCTCAAGAGGCTGCAGAGGAGATGGAGGAGGcagatgaagaagaagag